One genomic segment of Clostridium saccharoperbutylacetonicum N1-4(HMT) includes these proteins:
- a CDS encoding DEAD/DEAH box helicase, which translates to MKNGFSEFKIGEDLLKSIEGLGYKKPSEVQEKVIPEVLLNKDVIVKSQTGSGKTAAFGIPLCEKINWEENIPQVLILTPTRELAVQVSDDISNIGRFKRIRAIAVFGKEPISEQERKLKQKTHIVVGTPGRILDHIDRGSLDTTKIKYFVIDEADEMLNMGFIGQVEGVIRRIPKKRVTMLFSATIPEEIKALCERHMDRPIDISIKSQKLITDNIEHRLYYVQYDKKLEALNNILICEKPETAVIFAKTKENVDMVFEYLKSKGYSSNKIHGGLMQKERLEVMEKFRRGEFRLLVATDLASRGIDIEGITHVINYDLPVEKEAYVHRIGRSGRAGAKGKAISFCANEGNNLLMDIEAYIGFNIPVYNQLDEKEIEENKEVSIKLLKSKPKAKKEKSKVINSDITKIYLNGGKKKKIRPGDIVGAICNIEGLSADDIGIIDVQDSVSYVDILNGKGKKVIEQLKTMTIKGKKINVDKAKK; encoded by the coding sequence ATGAAGAATGGGTTTAGCGAGTTTAAAATTGGAGAAGATCTTTTGAAGTCTATTGAAGGACTTGGATATAAAAAGCCATCTGAAGTACAAGAGAAGGTTATACCAGAGGTTCTTTTAAATAAAGATGTCATTGTTAAGTCACAGACAGGAAGTGGAAAAACAGCTGCTTTTGGTATACCTTTATGTGAAAAAATAAATTGGGAAGAAAATATTCCTCAAGTATTGATTTTGACACCAACAAGAGAACTTGCAGTGCAAGTAAGCGATGATATTTCAAATATAGGACGATTCAAAAGAATACGAGCAATTGCTGTTTTTGGTAAGGAGCCAATTTCGGAACAAGAAAGAAAATTAAAGCAAAAAACACATATAGTAGTTGGAACTCCAGGTAGAATTTTAGATCACATAGATAGAGGAAGTCTTGATACTACAAAAATAAAGTATTTTGTTATTGATGAGGCTGATGAAATGCTAAATATGGGCTTTATAGGGCAGGTTGAAGGCGTTATTAGAAGAATTCCAAAGAAGAGAGTAACAATGCTATTCTCAGCAACAATCCCAGAAGAAATAAAAGCTTTATGTGAAAGACATATGGATAGGCCCATAGATATCAGTATTAAGAGTCAAAAGTTAATTACAGATAATATTGAACATAGGTTATATTATGTTCAGTATGATAAGAAGTTAGAGGCATTAAATAATATATTAATATGTGAAAAACCTGAGACAGCTGTAATTTTTGCAAAGACAAAAGAAAATGTTGACATGGTTTTTGAATATTTGAAATCTAAAGGATATTCAAGTAATAAGATTCATGGAGGCCTTATGCAAAAAGAGAGGCTTGAGGTTATGGAAAAGTTTAGGCGTGGAGAATTTAGGTTATTAGTAGCAACGGATTTGGCATCAAGAGGAATAGATATTGAAGGAATTACGCATGTAATAAACTACGATTTACCAGTTGAAAAAGAAGCTTATGTACATAGAATCGGGCGAAGTGGTCGTGCGGGTGCTAAAGGAAAGGCTATTAGTTTTTGCGCTAATGAAGGAAATAATTTATTAATGGATATTGAAGCATACATAGGATTTAATATACCCGTATATAATCAATTGGATGAAAAAGAAATCGAAGAAAATAAAGAGGTTTCTATTAAACTTTTAAAAAGTAAACCTAAAGCAAAGAAAGAAAAGAGTAAAGTTATTAATTCAGATATAACAAAAATATATTTAAATGGAGGAAAGAAAAAGAAAATCAGACCTGGGGACATTGTTGGAGCTATCTGTAATATAGAGGGTTTAAGTGCAGATGATATTGGAATTATTGATGTACAGGATTCTGTATCTTATGTAGATATTTTAAATGGAAAAGGCAAAAAAGTTATAGAACAATTAAAAACTATGACAATTAAGGGTAAAAAGATTAATGTTGATAAAGCAAAAAAGTAA
- a CDS encoding DEAD/DEAH box helicase: protein MNNSFSDLNLNSNIVEGLKKQGITVPTAIQSSSIIPAIENKDIIGEAFTGSGKTLAYLIPLFHKIDTTKREMQGIILAPTHELAIQIEDQIKLLAQNSDVPVTSLSIIGDVNINNQIKKLKDIKPHIIVGSTGRILDLIQKKKITAHTIKTIVIDEADNLLDPKRALVTKNIIKTTMRDRQLMIFSASIKAETLETAKTLMKEPLIIKGEDKPQINPNIEHMFIVCERRDKFETLRKLLVAVKPEKAIIFVNDNDDIELTTVKLNYHSKDCFAMTGKISKEDRKLAIESFKNGKIKILVSSDVTARGLDVEGITHVFHLDLPLKLNEYLHRAGRTARGDAHGTSICVTTIKQLSIIKKYEREFNVEFKQKKVFGGILEDYNYSLEVKNDNSENKSYNNKFNKSKFHK from the coding sequence ATGAACAATTCATTTAGCGATTTAAATTTAAATTCAAATATAGTAGAAGGACTAAAAAAACAAGGAATTACTGTTCCAACTGCAATTCAATCATCATCAATTATTCCAGCTATTGAAAATAAAGATATAATTGGTGAAGCTTTTACCGGAAGCGGAAAGACCTTAGCATATCTAATTCCATTATTTCATAAGATAGATACAACAAAAAGAGAAATGCAAGGAATAATTTTAGCTCCTACTCACGAACTTGCTATACAAATTGAAGATCAAATTAAGCTTTTAGCTCAAAACTCTGATGTACCAGTTACATCTTTATCAATAATTGGAGATGTAAATATCAATAATCAAATTAAAAAATTGAAAGATATTAAACCTCATATTATTGTTGGCTCAACCGGAAGAATTCTAGATCTAATTCAAAAAAAGAAAATAACTGCTCATACTATTAAGACAATTGTTATAGACGAAGCCGATAATTTATTAGACCCAAAAAGAGCTCTTGTCACTAAAAACATTATTAAAACAACAATGAGAGATAGACAACTTATGATTTTTTCTGCCTCAATTAAAGCCGAAACTTTAGAAACAGCAAAAACTTTAATGAAGGAACCTTTAATTATAAAAGGTGAGGATAAACCACAGATCAACCCTAATATTGAGCATATGTTTATTGTATGTGAAAGACGTGATAAATTTGAAACTCTAAGAAAACTTCTTGTCGCTGTTAAGCCCGAGAAAGCAATTATTTTTGTTAATGATAATGATGATATTGAATTAACAACTGTAAAACTAAATTATCATAGTAAAGATTGTTTTGCAATGACTGGTAAAATATCAAAAGAAGATAGAAAACTTGCAATCGAGAGTTTTAAAAATGGTAAAATTAAAATTCTAGTATCTTCAGATGTAACTGCTAGAGGTTTAGATGTTGAAGGAATAACTCATGTATTTCACTTAGATTTACCTTTGAAATTAAATGAATATTTACATAGAGCTGGAAGAACTGCTAGAGGAGATGCTCATGGTACTTCTATATGTGTAACAACAATCAAACAGTTAAGTATAATAAAAAAATATGAAAGAGAATTCAATGTTGAATTTAAACAAAAAAAAGTATTTGGAGGAATTCTTGAAGACTATAATTATTCCCTTGAAGTAAAAAATGATAATTCAGAAAACAAATCCTACAACAACAAATTTAACAAATCAAAATTTCATAAATAA
- a CDS encoding DMT family transporter: protein MNNNKILLNLLALITVLIWSTTFIFSKILLNIFTPLEVMFYRFIIAYILLLIIYPKFHKIHSLKEEFMFLICGITGGSLYFLTENSAVKISQVSNVGLIVATAPIITALLAHFFTKGEHINRNLIYGFIIAISGVFLVIFNGSFMLKLNPVGDMLALGAAISWSVYSITTKKFGSKYNHLYLTRKIFFYALITMVPFLWTSEFNFDIKKIQNISVIMNLLFLGAIASSLCYVVWNFTVDKLGVIKTNNYIYLIPAFTLLFSICILNEKITLYSALGALFIFLGVYVSENGSKLGNLLLSKNLFKSKNDY from the coding sequence ATGAACAACAATAAAATTCTTTTAAATTTATTAGCACTAATTACAGTACTCATTTGGTCTACTACTTTTATTTTTAGTAAAATATTATTAAATATTTTTACTCCACTTGAAGTTATGTTTTATAGATTTATAATTGCTTATATTTTATTGCTTATAATTTATCCTAAATTTCACAAAATACATTCTTTAAAAGAGGAGTTCATGTTTTTGATATGCGGTATTACAGGAGGGTCACTTTACTTTTTAACTGAAAATTCAGCTGTTAAAATATCACAAGTATCAAATGTCGGACTTATAGTTGCCACTGCACCAATTATAACTGCTCTCCTTGCTCATTTTTTTACTAAAGGTGAACATATAAATAGAAATTTAATCTATGGTTTTATTATTGCAATTTCAGGGGTTTTTTTAGTTATTTTTAACGGTAGCTTTATGCTTAAATTAAATCCAGTTGGAGATATGCTTGCCTTAGGCGCAGCAATATCTTGGTCAGTTTATTCTATAACAACTAAAAAGTTTGGCAGTAAATATAATCATCTATATTTAACTAGAAAAATTTTCTTTTATGCTTTGATAACTATGGTTCCTTTTTTATGGACGTCAGAATTTAATTTTGATATAAAAAAAATCCAAAATATCAGTGTTATTATGAATCTTCTATTTTTAGGAGCCATAGCATCTAGTTTATGCTATGTTGTATGGAATTTTACTGTAGACAAGCTTGGAGTAATAAAAACTAATAATTATATTTACCTTATTCCAGCCTTTACATTATTATTTTCTATTTGTATCCTAAATGAAAAAATCACTTTATATTCTGCACTTGGTGCATTATTCATTTTCTTAGGTGTATATGTTTCAGAGAATGGTTCCAAGCTAGGTAATTTACTTCTTTCTAAAAATTTATTTAAATCTAAAAATGATTATTAA
- a CDS encoding ABC transporter ATP-binding protein yields MTLFKNYIVKQWKLFIIPFFAMIICICADSSYPYFQKIFIDNIILGNNHDYLTIFLGIISMIALLHGLFAYINEFLFDKFALIICKKLRQDLYTKFQSFEFSFFDNNNTGELLSRIIEDVDVVWDTLAFGLRLLIEAIILFSVSVTIMFSINKTLTIICLIVLLPVAYIGMIMDKKFWNVYSQISDQTAEINSIVQQDVSGIRLVKAFAREKYEISKFLKVNQKFYDLNVDQAKIVGTYGPLIELLTNSAPILMIIYGGYLCIQGNLSFGSLVAFTSYIFNLSWCVRNLGAFINLLSQNKASMSKIADILNRKSAIVSKNDSYNPTDVKGDIVFKNVSFSYNNIEILHNINLNIPHGSTVAIMGTTGCGKSTLLSLIGRYYDVTAGEILVDNVNVKDWNLETLRANMSVVFQDTFLFSDTIKNNIDFGSGKSESALIKAVKDSTAHSFIKEMPEGFDTIIGERGLGLSGGQKQRLAISRAIIRKSPILILDDSTSALDMETEFKVLQNLKNDKKKTTTFIIAHRISGVKDADIILFMKDGKIIEKGTHSSLVNSKGYYFNVYSHQFQDFEALTLEAN; encoded by the coding sequence ATGACTTTATTCAAAAATTACATTGTAAAGCAGTGGAAATTATTTATTATTCCCTTTTTTGCAATGATTATATGTATCTGTGCAGATAGTTCTTATCCCTATTTTCAAAAGATATTTATAGATAATATAATTCTAGGAAATAATCACGATTATTTAACTATTTTTTTAGGAATAATTTCAATGATAGCATTACTTCATGGTTTATTTGCTTATATTAATGAATTTTTATTTGATAAATTTGCATTAATCATCTGCAAAAAATTGAGACAAGATTTATATACCAAATTTCAATCCTTTGAATTCTCATTCTTCGATAATAATAATACTGGGGAATTACTTTCAAGAATTATTGAGGATGTTGATGTTGTTTGGGATACATTAGCCTTTGGATTAAGATTATTAATCGAAGCAATAATACTCTTTTCAGTATCAGTAACTATTATGTTTAGCATTAACAAAACTTTAACAATTATTTGTTTGATAGTATTGTTGCCAGTTGCTTATATTGGAATGATTATGGACAAGAAGTTTTGGAATGTATATTCACAAATAAGTGATCAAACCGCTGAAATTAATTCTATAGTTCAACAAGATGTTTCTGGAATTAGACTTGTAAAAGCTTTTGCTCGTGAGAAATATGAAATATCTAAATTTTTAAAAGTAAACCAAAAATTCTATGATTTAAATGTTGACCAAGCAAAGATTGTTGGTACCTATGGTCCTTTGATTGAGCTACTAACAAATTCTGCTCCAATTTTGATGATTATATACGGAGGTTATCTATGTATTCAAGGGAATTTAAGTTTTGGAAGTCTAGTTGCTTTTACTAGCTATATTTTCAATCTATCGTGGTGTGTAAGAAATTTAGGTGCATTTATTAACTTACTTTCTCAAAATAAAGCTTCTATGAGCAAGATTGCAGATATATTAAATAGAAAATCTGCTATTGTTTCAAAAAATGATAGTTATAACCCTACTGACGTTAAAGGAGATATTGTCTTTAAAAATGTAAGCTTTTCTTATAATAATATTGAAATTCTCCACAATATAAATTTAAATATACCTCATGGTAGTACTGTTGCAATAATGGGAACTACTGGTTGTGGTAAAAGTACTCTACTTTCTTTAATTGGAAGATATTACGATGTAACTGCTGGAGAAATTTTAGTAGATAATGTTAATGTTAAAGACTGGAATTTAGAAACTTTAAGAGCTAATATGTCAGTAGTATTCCAAGACACTTTCCTATTCTCAGATACCATAAAAAACAATATTGATTTTGGTAGTGGTAAATCAGAAAGTGCATTAATCAAAGCAGTTAAAGATAGTACCGCTCACTCATTTATTAAGGAAATGCCTGAAGGCTTTGACACAATAATTGGAGAAAGAGGTCTTGGTCTCTCTGGAGGTCAAAAACAAAGACTAGCTATATCAAGAGCTATCATAAGAAAATCACCTATTTTGATTCTTGATGATTCAACTTCAGCTCTAGATATGGAAACAGAATTTAAGGTTCTTCAAAACTTAAAGAATGATAAGAAAAAGACAACAACCTTTATAATTGCTCATAGAATATCTGGTGTAAAAGATGCTGATATTATACTCTTCATGAAAGATGGTAAAATTATCGAAAAAGGCACTCATTCCAGCTTAGTTAATTCAAAAGGCTATTACTTTAATGTTTATTCTCATCAATTCCAAGATTTTGAAGCCCTGACATTGGAGGCGAATTAA
- a CDS encoding ABC transporter ATP-binding protein translates to MNDIVHESSKIQIIKRLLTYVRPYKIKVAFVVFLLLVVMSCNTLTPYLMKLSIDTFVAEKNIQALLLLGGGLILLNIFSTILSGIRTIAMSKITNQILVDIRHSLYTHIQTLSFNFFDNRPVGKIISRVVGDVNALQNLLNNSIVNLIPNVFTIILVICVMLFLNPMLAGICLITMPLLLFVMLFIQIKADKKWRLFREHRSSLIGYTHESLSGMKVIQGFSKKYYAKDKFDSHIGKHSKGFMTAVFTQDFFWPFLTAFRGLSMVILLVSGYLLNKQGNLSLGTLMAFFMYIEMLWRPIINLSSFYNAFVTSMSAGERIFDILDTTSDIVDKDSVKCLPPINGEIEFDQVTFSYTNAEIAALKNTTFKINPGEKIALVGETGAGKTTITNLISRFYDPTLGSVKIDGIDIKEVTIESLRSQMGIMLQDSFLFSTTIKENIRYGKLTATDEEIVKAAKAVNAHEFIIKLENGYDTDVNERGSRLSLGQRQLIAFARALISDPRILILDEATANIDTQTEILVQDGIKKLMEGRTSIVIAHRLSTIRDCDKIFVLSHGKIVEAGTHEELLANHGYYYKLYTAQYSFLKQDA, encoded by the coding sequence ATGAATGATATAGTTCATGAATCATCAAAAATTCAAATAATAAAAAGATTATTAACTTATGTTAGACCTTATAAAATAAAAGTTGCTTTTGTTGTATTTCTTTTACTTGTTGTAATGTCTTGTAACACTCTAACTCCATATTTAATGAAGTTATCCATAGACACTTTTGTTGCCGAAAAAAATATACAAGCTCTATTATTACTTGGTGGTGGTTTAATTCTTTTAAATATATTTTCTACGATCCTTTCAGGTATAAGAACAATAGCGATGTCTAAAATCACCAATCAAATACTTGTAGATATTAGACATAGTTTATATACCCATATTCAAACTTTAAGTTTTAATTTTTTTGATAATCGTCCTGTTGGAAAAATTATTTCTCGAGTTGTTGGAGATGTTAATGCTCTTCAAAATTTGCTAAATAATAGTATTGTAAATTTAATTCCAAATGTATTCACTATTATTTTAGTAATTTGCGTAATGCTTTTCCTAAATCCAATGCTTGCAGGAATTTGCCTAATTACTATGCCATTATTACTTTTTGTTATGCTTTTTATTCAAATTAAAGCAGACAAAAAATGGAGACTATTTAGAGAGCATCGTTCTTCATTGATTGGATATACTCATGAATCGCTTTCTGGTATGAAGGTAATCCAAGGCTTTAGTAAAAAATATTATGCTAAGGATAAGTTTGATAGCCATATTGGAAAACATTCAAAAGGCTTTATGACAGCCGTTTTCACTCAAGATTTCTTTTGGCCATTTTTAACTGCATTTCGTGGCTTAAGTATGGTTATATTATTAGTTTCTGGTTATTTACTTAATAAACAAGGAAATTTAAGTTTAGGTACATTAATGGCATTTTTTATGTATATTGAAATGCTTTGGAGACCTATAATAAATTTATCATCATTTTATAATGCATTTGTTACAAGTATGTCTGCTGGTGAAAGAATTTTTGATATTTTAGACACCACTAGTGACATTGTTGATAAAGATTCTGTTAAGTGCCTTCCACCAATAAATGGAGAAATTGAATTTGATCAAGTTACTTTTTCATATACAAATGCTGAAATAGCTGCTCTAAAAAATACTACTTTTAAAATAAATCCAGGTGAAAAAATTGCATTAGTTGGTGAAACTGGTGCTGGCAAAACAACAATAACCAATCTAATAAGCAGATTTTATGATCCTACTTTAGGTTCTGTTAAAATAGATGGCATTGATATTAAAGAGGTTACAATTGAAAGCTTAAGAAGCCAAATGGGAATTATGCTTCAAGATTCATTTTTATTTTCAACTACTATTAAAGAAAATATTAGGTATGGTAAATTAACTGCCACTGATGAAGAAATAGTAAAGGCTGCAAAAGCTGTTAACGCTCATGAGTTCATAATAAAGCTTGAAAATGGTTATGATACTGATGTAAATGAACGAGGTTCAAGACTTTCTCTTGGTCAAAGACAATTAATAGCCTTTGCAAGAGCTCTTATTTCTGATCCAAGAATATTGATATTAGATGAAGCTACAGCAAATATTGATACTCAAACTGAAATATTAGTTCAAGATGGAATAAAAAAACTTATGGAAGGACGAACTTCTATAGTAATTGCTCATAGACTTTCTACTATAAGGGATTGTGATAAAATCTTTGTGCTTTCCCATGGAAAAATAGTTGAAGCTGGTACTCATGAGGAGCTACTTGCTAATCATGGTTATTATTACAAGTTATATACTGCTCAATACAGCTTTCTTAAGCAAGATGCATAA
- a CDS encoding permease, translated as MKNCNSKILIFLFICAIVLLFWFYTNDKGTFLKEIGDFSSIFTSILIEAIPFIIIGALVSAIIQTFISEKFIAKLVPNSNTVGYLVAALIGLIFPICECAIVPITRRLIKKGMPVGFGVTFMLAVPIINPVVIMSTYYAFYDKIIMVFIRVIGGIVGAILIGIIVNALENSGQPVIMDFFESEAYCNCGCNSFVESQNKFRAVIEHTNREFLDIMGYLIFGAFISSLFQIIVPHGNMDFLSNNKVFGIIIMMLLGFFLSLCSEVDAFVGRSFLSNYSFCGVAAFLILGPMLDLKNLIMLIGAFKKGFVFKLTLTTVSIVFCISFLYMLCGL; from the coding sequence ATGAAGAATTGTAATAGTAAGATTTTAATATTTCTTTTTATTTGTGCGATTGTATTGCTATTTTGGTTTTATACTAATGACAAAGGTACCTTTCTAAAAGAAATAGGAGACTTTTCAAGTATATTCACAAGCATTTTAATTGAAGCAATTCCTTTTATTATTATAGGAGCATTAGTATCAGCAATAATTCAAACATTTATATCTGAGAAATTTATAGCAAAATTAGTGCCTAATTCTAATACTGTTGGATACTTGGTTGCAGCATTAATTGGATTGATTTTTCCAATCTGTGAGTGTGCCATAGTACCTATTACAAGAAGATTGATTAAAAAAGGGATGCCAGTCGGATTTGGAGTGACGTTTATGCTTGCGGTACCTATAATTAATCCAGTGGTAATAATGTCAACTTATTATGCATTTTACGATAAAATAATTATGGTATTTATTAGAGTTATTGGAGGAATTGTTGGTGCTATTTTAATTGGAATAATTGTAAATGCATTAGAAAATAGTGGACAACCAGTAATCATGGATTTTTTTGAAAGTGAGGCATATTGTAATTGTGGCTGTAATTCATTTGTTGAAAGCCAAAATAAATTCAGAGCTGTTATTGAGCATACTAATAGGGAGTTTTTAGATATTATGGGATATTTAATTTTTGGAGCATTTATCTCAAGTTTATTTCAAATTATAGTACCACATGGGAATATGGACTTTTTATCTAATAATAAAGTATTTGGAATAATTATAATGATGTTACTTGGCTTTTTTTTATCTTTATGTTCTGAGGTTGATGCTTTCGTTGGAAGAAGCTTTTTAAGTAATTACTCATTTTGTGGAGTGGCTGCCTTTTTGATTTTAGGGCCTATGCTTGATTTAAAAAATCTTATTATGCTAATAGGTGCTTTCAAAAAAGGTTTTGTATTTAAATTAACCTTAACTACAGTTAGTATAGTATTTTGTATATCTTTCTTATACATGTTATGTGGATTGTAA
- a CDS encoding GTP-binding protein yields MKIHIELVTGFLGAGKTSFINSILSESIVEGERILVLQLEHGKKEIKLANNNNSFIVHKLYDIDELKEKLISLIRQYNPNRIIVEYNGTIKFNTILDVLNEKVYKECCKITTVFFVADGITLKQFIDNLGSFIVPFIQNANMIVVNNTDYCRKELLDQNINKIRNINPRAYILKVNNKYSVKSTLKEAKVLDNGYLKKLRIKVVNHFKTY; encoded by the coding sequence GTGAAAATACATATTGAACTAGTTACGGGGTTTTTAGGGGCTGGGAAAACTTCATTTATAAATTCTATTTTAAGCGAAAGTATAGTAGAGGGCGAAAGAATTTTAGTTTTACAACTAGAACATGGGAAAAAGGAAATTAAGCTGGCTAACAATAATAATTCATTTATAGTTCATAAGTTGTACGATATAGATGAACTAAAAGAAAAACTCATATCTTTAATAAGACAATATAATCCAAATAGAATAATTGTTGAATATAATGGAACAATAAAATTTAATACTATTCTTGATGTTTTAAATGAAAAAGTCTATAAAGAATGTTGCAAAATTACTACTGTATTTTTTGTAGCTGATGGTATTACTCTGAAACAATTTATTGATAATTTGGGAAGTTTTATAGTTCCTTTTATACAGAATGCAAATATGATAGTTGTTAATAATACAGATTACTGTAGAAAAGAATTACTAGATCAAAATATTAATAAAATTAGAAATATAAATCCTAGAGCATATATATTAAAAGTGAATAATAAGTATTCTGTTAAATCTACATTAAAGGAAGCTAAAGTTTTGGATAATGGATATTTAAAGAAATTAAGAATCAAAGTAGTAAATCACTTTAAAACATATTAA
- a CDS encoding GTP-binding protein: MKAKIDIFSGFLGAGKTLLIKKLLSEKAYGNNTVIIENEFGEVGIDGQILRECKIDVKEINSGCICCQVSGNFGDAIIEVINQYNPDKVIIEPSGVAKLSEILNLLNGSRFQSILEIRNIFTLIDVRNYKMYLKNFKEFYENQIKKANKIVLSRSQMLDRKAIDEIISSLKTINSGAEIIYDSWDNLKAKDFLKNNTLQSEIKSNNSTNFLKREINHSAKEIFENFPIYINKNVNIEEIEKKFEVISNNDIYGNIIRAKGVVEDCKGIFHQFDYVPNEFKSRNIKWSNVKVLSIIGSHLNRTELEQLFSK; the protein is encoded by the coding sequence ATGAAAGCTAAGATAGATATATTTTCTGGATTTTTAGGTGCTGGAAAAACATTGTTAATAAAGAAATTACTAAGCGAAAAGGCTTATGGAAATAATACAGTAATTATTGAAAATGAATTTGGAGAAGTTGGAATAGATGGACAGATACTTAGAGAATGTAAAATTGATGTAAAAGAAATCAATTCAGGTTGTATTTGTTGTCAAGTATCTGGAAACTTTGGGGATGCAATTATTGAAGTCATAAACCAGTATAATCCAGATAAAGTAATTATAGAGCCTTCAGGAGTAGCAAAGTTAAGTGAAATACTAAATTTGCTAAATGGTTCTAGGTTTCAAAGCATACTTGAAATAAGAAATATATTTACCTTAATAGATGTTAGAAATTATAAAATGTATTTGAAGAACTTTAAAGAATTTTATGAAAATCAAATAAAAAAAGCAAATAAAATTGTTCTAAGTAGGAGCCAAATGCTGGATAGAAAAGCAATTGATGAAATAATCAGTTCATTAAAAACTATTAATTCTGGAGCTGAAATTATATATGATAGTTGGGATAATTTGAAGGCTAAAGATTTTTTAAAGAACAATACTTTACAAAGCGAAATAAAGAGCAATAATAGTACTAACTTTCTTAAACGCGAAATAAATCATTCAGCAAAAGAAATATTTGAGAATTTTCCAATCTATATTAATAAGAATGTTAACATAGAAGAAATTGAAAAAAAGTTTGAAGTGATTTCTAATAATGATATTTATGGGAATATAATAAGGGCAAAAGGAGTAGTAGAAGATTGCAAGGGTATATTTCATCAATTTGATTATGTTCCTAATGAATTCAAAAGCAGGAATATTAAATGGTCTAATGTGAAGGTTTTATCGATTATTGGAAGTCATTTAAATAGAACAGAATTAGAGCAATTATTTAGTAAGTAA